In the Gasterosteus aculeatus chromosome X, fGasAcu3.hap1.1, whole genome shotgun sequence genome, one interval contains:
- the pllp gene encoding plasmolipin, translating into MADFPSKVTTETSSPNSRSSQPGGSSLRALAAGLATPLHSSFIRSIRAVLMMAEIILGLIQWSLIASAPYTLVAAFGWVMFVAVTLWILTTILFLLILFGAQQKLTFVPWPMTVMVYHSAATVLYLSAFLANAASVQPWRITYFYNHMAAAAFFGAVVTIAYGASALFSYLDWKGDGGNAANTTVPT; encoded by the exons ATGGCGGACTTCCCGTCCAAGGTTACCACGGAAACCAGCTCCCCCAACTCCCGGAGCTCTCAGCCGGGGGGCAGCAGCCTCCGGGCGCTGGCCGCCGGCCTCGCCACCCCGCTGCATTCGTCCTTCATCCGAAGCATCCGGGCCGTCCTCATGATGGCTGAAATA ATCCTGGGGCTCATCCAGTGGTCGCTGATAGCCAGCGCGCCCTACACGCTGGTGGCAGCGTTCGGCTGGGTGATGTTTGTGGCCGTCACCCTGTGGATCCTCACcaccatcctcttcctcttgatCCTGTTTGGCGCCCAGCAAAAGCTGACCTTCGTCCCCTGGCCCATGACG GTGATGGTGTATCACAGCGCGGCCACGGTCCTCTATCTGAGCGCCTTCCTGGCCAACGCGGCGTCCGTGCAGCCCTGGCGCATCACCTATTTCTACAATCATATGGCAGCTGCCGCG TTCTTTGGTGCTGTGGTGACCATCGCCTACGGTGCAAGTGCTTTATTCTCTTATCTGGACTGGAAGGGAGACGGCGGGAACGCTGCCAACACCACGGTGCCGACCTAG
- the arl2bp gene encoding ADP-ribosylation factor-like protein 2-binding protein isoform X2, whose product MDIGEVNQRCVDGDDVEEMLDTDEENFAISCSSVSAAAFDAVIGGIEEIIMEEKFQQLQQSFMDQNYLEFEDSDENKLSYTPIFNEYVELLERNLEQRLKERIPAFNMNTFVETLMQHKEEVPGDIFDMLVTFTDFMAFKEMFLDYRAMKEGQGLDLSQGLVVTSLIHPGSKHSGLAEPLLPDI is encoded by the exons ATGGACATCGGGGAAGTTA ACCAACGCTGTGTAGACGGAGACGACGTCGAGGAAATGCTTGACACGGATGAAGAAAACTTTGCTATTTCCTG ttCCTCGGTTTCAGCTGCAGCTTTTGATGCTGTTATTGGCGGCATAGAGGAGATCATCATGG aGGAGAAgttccagcagcttcagcaAAGCTTCATGGATCAAAACTACCTGGAGTTCGAGGACTCCGACGAGAACAAGCTCAGCTACACACCCATCTTCAATGAATAT GTTGAATTGCTGGAGAGAAACCTGGAGCAGCGGCTGAAGGAGAGGATCCCCGCCTTCAACATGAACACTTTCGTAGAGACGCTCAT GCAACACAAAGAGGAGGTGCCAGGCGACATCTTCGACATGCTAGTGACGTTTACTGACTTCATGGCTTTTAAGGAGATGTTTCTGGACTACAGAGCT atGAAGGAGGGTCAAGGTCTGGACCTGAGTCAAGGACTGGTGGTGACGTCACTGATCCACCCTGGTTCCAAACACAGCGGCCTCGCTGAGCCGCTGCTCCCGGACATTTAA
- the arl2bp gene encoding ADP-ribosylation factor-like protein 2-binding protein isoform X1: MDIGEVTDQRCVDGDDVEEMLDTDEENFAISCSSVSAAAFDAVIGGIEEIIMEEKFQQLQQSFMDQNYLEFEDSDENKLSYTPIFNEYVELLERNLEQRLKERIPAFNMNTFVETLMQHKEEVPGDIFDMLVTFTDFMAFKEMFLDYRAMKEGQGLDLSQGLVVTSLIHPGSKHSGLAEPLLPDI, encoded by the exons ATGGACATCGGGGAAGTTA CAGACCAACGCTGTGTAGACGGAGACGACGTCGAGGAAATGCTTGACACGGATGAAGAAAACTTTGCTATTTCCTG ttCCTCGGTTTCAGCTGCAGCTTTTGATGCTGTTATTGGCGGCATAGAGGAGATCATCATGG aGGAGAAgttccagcagcttcagcaAAGCTTCATGGATCAAAACTACCTGGAGTTCGAGGACTCCGACGAGAACAAGCTCAGCTACACACCCATCTTCAATGAATAT GTTGAATTGCTGGAGAGAAACCTGGAGCAGCGGCTGAAGGAGAGGATCCCCGCCTTCAACATGAACACTTTCGTAGAGACGCTCAT GCAACACAAAGAGGAGGTGCCAGGCGACATCTTCGACATGCTAGTGACGTTTACTGACTTCATGGCTTTTAAGGAGATGTTTCTGGACTACAGAGCT atGAAGGAGGGTCAAGGTCTGGACCTGAGTCAAGGACTGGTGGTGACGTCACTGATCCACCCTGGTTCCAAACACAGCGGCCTCGCTGAGCCGCTGCTCCCGGACATTTAA
- the LOC120809402 gene encoding RING finger and SPRY domain-containing protein 1, translating to MIVATWITFCACRGLARVLLFLSSSSSRSPFWETLASVVSCTMGNSCVCREDSDLEDHNHRSSRATRGQARRVDHGTGVGGAGDAAEALSSRPRDPVRPPRRGRGPHEPRRKKQNVDSLVLDTLAVIRTLVDNDQEPPYSMITLHEMAETDDGWLEVVQSLIRVIPLDDPLGPAVITLLLDECPLPTKDALQKLSDMLSLSLAVARQDALNPAKHRNTTAVLGCLAEKLAGPASIGLLSPGTLEYLLESLSSEAHPTVMLFALIALEKFSQTSENKLTVSKSCISNRLAVLESWAEHPDYLKRQVGFCSQWSLDNLFLKEGRQFTYEKVNLTNINAMLNSNDVSEYLKICPTGLEARCDASSFESVRCTFCVDSGVWYYEVTVITSGVMQIGWATKDSKFLNHEGYGIGDDEYSCAYDGCRQLIWYNARSKPHSHPCWKEGDAIGFLLDLSKKQMVFYLNGHQLPPEKQVFSSATSGFFAAASFMSYQQCEFNFGAKPFRHPPPGKFSTFNDFASLLPGEKIILPRHRRLALLKQVSIRDNCCTLCCDVMADTELRPCGHGGMCMECALQLETCPLCRQDIQNRVRLIAHVS from the exons ATGATAGTAGCCACCTGGATCACTTTCTGTGCTTGCAGAGGCCTTGCAAGGGTGCTgctcttcctttcctcctccagctcgcgCTCTCCCTTCTGGGAGACACTTGCCAGTGTGGTCTCCTGCACCATGGGTAACAGCTGCGTGTGCCGCGAGGACAGCGACTTGGAAGACCACAACCATCGGTCGTCGAGGGCAACCAGAGGACAAGCAAGGCGGGTGGATCACGGTACGGGCGTTGGAGGCGCCGGCGACGCCGCAGAGGCGCTGAGCAGCAGACCCAGGGACCCGGTCAGGCCGCCGCGCCGAGGCCGAGGGCCTCACGAGCCGAGACGCAAGAAGCAGAATGTTGACAGCCTCGTGCTGGACACGTTGGCTGTCATCAGGACGCTGGTGGACAA tgACCAAGAGCCCCCCTACTCCATGATCACGCTGCACGAGATGGCAGAAACAG ATGATGGCTGGCTGGAGGTTGTGCAGTCGCTGATTCGAGTCATCCCATTGGACGATCCGCTTGGCCCCGCAGTGATAACACTTCTGTTGGACGAGTGTCCCCTGCCCACCAAG GATGCTCTCCAGAAACTGTCCGACATGTTGAGTCTGAGTTTGGCCGTAGCGCGACAGGACGCTCTAAACCCAGCGAAGCACAGGAACACCACGGCCGTCCTGGGATGCCTGGCGGAGAAACTGGCTG GCCCGGCGAGTATTGGATTGTTGAGCCCTGGAACCCTTGAATACCTACTAGAGAGCCTC AGCTCTGAAGCCCACCCTACGGTCATGCTGTTTGCCCTCATCGCTTTGGAGAAGTTCTCCCAGACCA GTGAGAACAAGCTGACGGTGTCCAAGTCGTGCATCAGCAATCGACTCGCCGTGCTGGAGTCGTGGGCGGAGCATCCCGACTACCTCAAGAGGCAGGTCGGATTCTGCTCACAATGGAGCCTCGACAACCTGT TCCTAAAGGAGGGTCGTCAGTTTACCTACGAGAAGGTCAACCTCACCAACATCAACGCCATGCTCAACAGCAATGATGTCAGCGAGTACCTCAAGATCTGCCCCACTGGactagag GCGCGGTGCGATGCCTCGTCCTTTGAGAGCGTGCGCTGCACATTCTGCGTGGATTCGGGCGTTTGGTACTACGAGGTGACGGTCATCACTTCCGGTGTGATGCAAATCGGATGGGCCACCAAGGACAGCAAGTTCCTCAACCAC gAGGGCTATGGGATAGGCGACGACGAATACTCGTGTGCGTATGATGGCTGCAGGCAGCTCATCTGGTACAACGCTCGCAGTAAACCGCACTCTCACCCCTGCTGGAAGGAGG GAGATGCCATCGGCTTCCTGTTGGACCTCAGCAAGAAGCAAATGGTTTTCTATCTGAACGGACATCAGCTGCCACCGGAGAAACAGGTCTTCTCCTCAGCCAC GTCCGGTTTCTTTGCAGCAGCCAGCTTCATGTCTTACCAGCAGTGCGAGTTCAACTTTGGGGCAAAGCCTTTCCGTCACCCGCCGCCTGGCAAGTTCAGCACCTTCAACGATTTCGCTTCACTGCTGCCCGGTGAAAAGATCATCCTACCGAG acACCGACGCCTGGCCTTACTGAAGCAGGTTAGCATCCGGGACAACTGCTGCACGCTGTGTTGTGACGTCATGGCTGACACGGAGCTGCGGCCCTGTGGCCACGG TGGTATGTGTATGGAGTGTGCCTTACAGTTAGAGACGTGCCCGCTGTGCCGCCAGGACATCCAGAACCGCGTCAGACTCATTGCACATGTCTCCTGA
- the anapc13 gene encoding anaphase-promoting complex subunit 13 — MDSEIQRDGRVLDLTDDAWREDRLPYEDVTIPLTELPEAEQDNGGSTESVKEQEMKWTDLALQSLHENTPSTGS, encoded by the exons ATGGATAGTGAAATCCAACGAGACGGGAGAGTCCTGGACCTCACGGATGATGCCTGGAGGGAAGACCGACTGCCGTATGAAGATGTCACCATCCCTCTG ACTGAATTGCCTGAGGCGGAGCAGGACAACGGAGGCTCCACAGAGTCTGTGAAGGAACAAGAGATGAAGTGGACAGATCTCGCCCTGCAGAGCTTGCACGAGAACACACCGAGCACTGGAAGCTGA
- the LOC120809680 gene encoding lathosterol oxidase isoform X4, with the protein MDHVLDIADSYIFTPYVYPASWPEHGALRQILSLWLLTNLGAVLIYLGLGALSFCYVFDHKLMKHPQFIKNQVRKEIKLSTTSIFWMSFPTVALFFLEIHGHSKLYDNISESSLGWSGLFLSIAGFLFFTDMCIYWIHRSMHHRDIYKHLHKQHHTFKIPTPFASHAFHPVDGFLQSLPYHVYAFIFPLHKGVYLSLFVFVNIWTISIHDGDYRIPGPLICLINGAAHHVDHHLFFNYNYGQYFTLWDRLGGSYRHPSALLGKGPHDHVRKLMAEAALAQ; encoded by the exons ATGGATCATGTGCTGGACATTGCTGACAGTTATATCTTCACTCCGTACGTTTATCCGGCCTCATGGCCTGAGCACGGGGCTCTGCGTCAGATCCTCAGCCTGTGGCTGCTGACCAACCTGGGAGCAGTGCTGATCTACCTGGGCTTGGGAGCTCTTAGCTTCTGCTATGTGTTTGACCATAAGCTCATGAAGCATCCACAGTTCATCAAG AACCAGGTAAGGAAAGAGATCAAACTCTCAACGACCTCCATCTTCTGGATGAGCTTTCCCACCGTGGCCCTTTTCTTCCTCGAGATCCACGGACACAGCAAACTTTATGACAACATCAGTGAATCTTCTCTGG gCTGGTCTGGGTTGTTTCTGAGCATTGctggtttcttgttctttaCCGACATGTGTATCTACTGGATTCACCGCTCCATGCACCATAGGGACATCTACAAG CACCTCCACAAGCAGCACCATACATTCAAGATCCCTACACCATTTGCCAGCCATGCCTTCCACCCGGTGGACGGCTTCCTGCAGAGCTTACCCTATCACGTCTACGCCTTCATCTTCCCCCTGCACAAG gGGGTCTacctctccctctttgtctttgtcaacATCTGGACCATTTCCATACACGATGGAGACTACCGCATCCCCGGCCCCCTGATATGTCTGATCAACGGTGCCGCTCACCACGTAGACCATCACCTCTTCTTCAACTACAACTATGGGCAATACTTCACGCTCTGGGATCGCCTGGGGGGCTCCTACCGGCACCCGTCAGCCCTGTTGGGGAAGGGGCCGCACGACCACGTCCGCAAGCTCATGGCAGAGGCTGCACTCGCTCAGTGA
- the LOC120809680 gene encoding lathosterol oxidase isoform X3, giving the protein MDHVLDIADSYIFTPYVYPASWPEHGALRQILSLWLLTNLGAVLIYLGLGALSFCYVFDHKLMKHPQFIKNQVRKEIKLSTTSIFWMSFPTVALFFLEIHGHSKLYDNISESSLGETTVIHSWSGLFLSIAGFLFFTDMCIYWIHRSMHHRDIYKHLHKQHHTFKIPTPFASHAFHPVDGFLQSLPYHVYAFIFPLHKGVYLSLFVFVNIWTISIHDGDYRIPGPLICLINGAAHHVDHHLFFNYNYGQYFTLWDRLGGSYRHPSALLGKGPHDHVRKLMAEAALAQ; this is encoded by the exons ATGGATCATGTGCTGGACATTGCTGACAGTTATATCTTCACTCCGTACGTTTATCCGGCCTCATGGCCTGAGCACGGGGCTCTGCGTCAGATCCTCAGCCTGTGGCTGCTGACCAACCTGGGAGCAGTGCTGATCTACCTGGGCTTGGGAGCTCTTAGCTTCTGCTATGTGTTTGACCATAAGCTCATGAAGCATCCACAGTTCATCAAG AACCAGGTAAGGAAAGAGATCAAACTCTCAACGACCTCCATCTTCTGGATGAGCTTTCCCACCGTGGCCCTTTTCTTCCTCGAGATCCACGGACACAGCAAACTTTATGACAACATCAGTGAATCTTCTCTGGGTGAGACAACAGTAATACACA gCTGGTCTGGGTTGTTTCTGAGCATTGctggtttcttgttctttaCCGACATGTGTATCTACTGGATTCACCGCTCCATGCACCATAGGGACATCTACAAG CACCTCCACAAGCAGCACCATACATTCAAGATCCCTACACCATTTGCCAGCCATGCCTTCCACCCGGTGGACGGCTTCCTGCAGAGCTTACCCTATCACGTCTACGCCTTCATCTTCCCCCTGCACAAG gGGGTCTacctctccctctttgtctttgtcaacATCTGGACCATTTCCATACACGATGGAGACTACCGCATCCCCGGCCCCCTGATATGTCTGATCAACGGTGCCGCTCACCACGTAGACCATCACCTCTTCTTCAACTACAACTATGGGCAATACTTCACGCTCTGGGATCGCCTGGGGGGCTCCTACCGGCACCCGTCAGCCCTGTTGGGGAAGGGGCCGCACGACCACGTCCGCAAGCTCATGGCAGAGGCTGCACTCGCTCAGTGA